One Acaryochloris thomasi RCC1774 genomic window, CGCCGTCTGAAGGTAAAGATGAACGATAGAAGCCGACAGGGATTGCTCTGTGCCGACAAGCACCAGTCGTGTAGAGGTCAAAATGGCAGCGAGTTGATCCGATAATGGAGGCCGAGGCGGTTGGCGCTGCACCTCTTGCTGGATCTGCTGGCTTTGCAACGCGGCATCAATAGCAATGGTCGTTGTCATACACAACACCTGCAGCACTTCTAGAAACTCGGGCGCTAGCGTCTCTTGACTAAAGGTTGCCAGAACGCCAATAGCGCCTCGCTCCGTCATGAGTGGATAACCCGCAAAGCCTTGAATTTTATTTGCGATCGCCCAGTCTCGATCTTTAACCCAAGCCTCGTCCGCCAAATGATTACTGAGAAAGGGCACACAGTTTTGGGCGATCTTCCCAACCTTGTATGCCCCCATCGGTACCTTCGCAAAGGAGCCATCAAGGTGCGTGTATAAGCCCGCAGAAGCAACAAGTCGTAAGCTGCTTCGGTCTGATTCCACGAGCCAGATGCGAGCAAAAATACAGTTAAAGTTCTCAACAAGCGCTTTGGTAATCTGAGCGGCAATGGGTTCCGGTTCCAGGCAGCCTGAGATCTGCTGCACAAGTCGATTAATGCGCTGCAGATCTCGCAGCAGCAGCGTCGGATTCAGGAGGGCCGAAACCGACCCCATTAATAGGTCTCTACATGCCAGCGCCCTGACT contains:
- a CDS encoding LuxR C-terminal-related transcriptional regulator, with the protein product MGSVSALLNPTLLLRDLQRINRLVQQISGCLEPEPIAAQITKALVENFNCIFARIWLVESDRSSLRLVASAGLYTHLDGSFAKVPMGAYKVGKIAQNCVPFLSNHLADEAWVKDRDWAIANKIQGFAGYPLMTERGAIGVLATFSQETLAPEFLEVLQVLCMTTTIAIDAALQSQQIQQEVQRQPPRPPLSDQLAAILTSTRLVLVGTEQSLSASIVHLYLQTAERLAQLHCEYCRLTYEEQAISLEAIIELPTDPAPSIKKMERVDFGELQFLADRLGGVLDAQTGVQERMLQFSLRLPYAGSQKGEGDQDSPMPSEREQEIMVLLAQGYRDRNIAQHLHISESTVKFHVNNSLVKLDAKNRYQGVYQATLKGWI